In Juglans regia cultivar Chandler chromosome 13, Walnut 2.0, whole genome shotgun sequence, the DNA window CTTTAACCAAAACCCATTTGTCCTCTTCGTCCATCTTTCTCCACTTCTTCCTGACTTCATCTCCTTTCAAAGCTAGGTACTGGCACAGCTCTGTGAACAGGAGCTCTTTGCTCTTCTTCATGGCCTCCTCTCTTTGCACCAAATGGGCATTTCTCTTTGCCGCCTCTGAAGCCAAACCTGATGCAAGGTCTAAATCACCGATCTTGTTGATGCATGGGATTTGCGTTCTGGGTTTAATGCTCCAAAGGGTTGTCGAGTAGAAAGG includes these proteins:
- the LOC109021637 gene encoding uncharacterized protein LOC109021637 encodes the protein MASRIPFFSFTITPQPRKLHPCPFYSTTLWSIKPRTQIPCINKIGDLDLASGLASEAAKRNAHLVQREEAMKKSKELLFTELCQYLALKGDEVRKKWRKMDEEDKWVLVKGFISEWSESFHPLSARSVKEMVEEYLQEESPSAKSSPSSLFPGLRRMMGFSQNK